A stretch of Monomorium pharaonis isolate MP-MQ-018 chromosome 7, ASM1337386v2, whole genome shotgun sequence DNA encodes these proteins:
- the LOC114253708 gene encoding putative uncharacterized protein DDB_G0286901 isoform X2, translated as MSVLNQSGEDAVECPLCMEPLEVDDLNFFPCTCGYQICRFCWHRIRTDENGLCPACRKAYSENPADFKPLTKEEIVRLKVEKRLKDQQRKQRVTENRKHLADVRVVQKNLVFVVGLPMRLADADVLKKHEYFGKFGKIHKVVINQSTSYAGSQGPSASAYVTYQRQEDALRAIEAVNNIVVDGRTIKTSLGTTKYCSHFMRNQPCPKPDCMYLHDLGDQEASFTKDEMHQGKHQEYERKLVQSLHAHASSVQRKPTPSPPVTGSIVRESGTVNSQTKEAWPSLQPGQTNSTQTSCKEISSSAQTTSQQHSNTTSGSGTQQSHMSSGVSTHQQNNNNKGESGVSVRRGKSNSECKAQAARNKHKNSQNKEKHGTRTTSRSESSSINTQSGSQITGQKNVRNFSTDTNNEMLQKLGNKCKMEQQQQQQPQSQQINNKTSKLALKVNLHEVNVNGTFQNGERRHSDSETDQQREGSTPASTISSTEDSNVNHQAEHLAESSEENGGVVLLGSSPASTNSSQGANQPPPPGLHNGSQMQLNHRSIFQADNNSFFSSNTFQKIPTTTSLPSNSLAANTNLDWTSTGVATIPDSLPIVHSSEDWQAAFGFQPESSRTNHIISKSSPTESPRVTFNSESFVDEEVYINAPYTTTLTESSSGTFTSNLLVNSPASKFMADFQQNSLQQRLNIQAQQTQENSEYIKQNGHATIEEVRNHCDANSDVKADDDLGFDPFHETQKALAELLEDEMQVQQQKIFQQQQREREEQTRVQHQQTLASLNQPHFPQVAHIAHLQQAQHLQNLQVLQSHSLLSRLPQNLLSSGAQSPAQGTVTATSLGQRSRLPPPGFLGSTPNHMNSFGLGIPRPAPTNSALSGAQPQQSAYLPNGSPLLNTQSIGKCTGDAVYTLKDWCEINNQQQQQQFHHQALHQKGWNNFGPIADWTSIDPAIVSSRPLPFQTTNAWQFSHIHPSHVVTHNAQQEQNTPAQHWAMQPPPGFAVPTTTGQLNNPQPSTTAQPHTKLISAGSEIENL; from the exons ATGTCAGTATTGAATCAGAGCGGCGAGGACGCAGTGGAGTGCCCCTTGTGCATGGAGCCATTGGAGGTGGACGATCTGAATTTCTTCCCATGCACATGCGGATATCAGATATGCCGTTTTTGTTGGCACAGAATTCGTACTGACGAGAACGGCCTGTGTCCCGCGTGTCGAAAGGCCTACTCTGAAAATCCGGCTGATTTTAAACCCCTTACCAAGGAAGAAATAGTAAG ATTGAAAGTCGAGAAAAGGTTGAAGGACCAACAACGGAAGCAAAGAGTTACAGAAAATCGGAAACATCTAGCAGATGTGAGAgtagtacaaaaaaatttagtgtTTGTAGTAGGATTACCAATGCGGCTGGCAGATGCTGAT GTTTTAAAGAAACACGAATATTTTGGGAAATTTGGGAAGATACACAAAGTCGTAATTAACCAGAGTACTTCCTATGCAGGGTCTCAAGGCCCCAGTGCTTCGGCTTATGTTACTTATCAA CGTCAAGAAGATGCGCTACGTGCTATAGAGGCTGTGAATAACATTGTTGTGGATGGTCGGACAATAAAAACTTCATTAGGAACGACGAAATACTGTTCGCACTTTATGCGTAATCAACCCTGTCCGAAACCAGATTGCATGTACCTGCATGATCTTGGGGACCAGGAGGCATCGTTTACGAAGGACGAGATGCATCAAGGGAAACATCAGGAGTACGAGCGCAAGCTCGTGCAATCGTTACATGCACATGCGTCTTCAGTTCAAcg GAAACCGACGCCATCACCACCCGTAACGGGCAGTATTGTTAGGGAAAGTGGAACTGTAAATTCGCAGACTAAAGAGGCGTGGCCATCGTTGCAACCGGGACAGACAAATA GTACACAAACCAGTTGTAAAGAAATATCATCATCTGCGCAAACAACTTCACAACAGCACAGCAACACGACAAGCGGCAGCGGCACTCAACAAAGTCACATGTCCTCCGGAGTGTCTACACATCAGCAGAATAACAACAATAAGGGTGAAAGTGGTGTAAGTGTACGGCGGGGTAAAAGTAATAGCGAATGTAAAGCGCAGGCGGCTCGgaacaaacataaaaatagtCAAAACAAAGAGAAGCACGGTACTCGTACGACGTCGCGATCTGAATCAAGCTCAATCAACACGCAAAGTGGTTCGCAAATCACTGGGCAAAAGAACGTTAGAAACTTTTCCACTGATACGAACAAtgaaatgttgcaaaaattgGGTAACAAGTGTAAAATggagcagcaacaacaacagcagccACAGTCacaacaaattaataacaaaacatcaaaattagcccttaaagttaatttacacgAAGTTAATGTAAATGGTACATTTCAAAACGGGGAACGCCGGCATTCGGACAGTGAAACGGATCAACAGCGAGAGGGTAGCACGCCAGCGAGCACGATTTCGAGCACGGAAGACTCTAATGTGAATCACCAAGCTGAACATTTGGCTGAATCGAGCGAGGAAAACGGCGGTGTCGTTCTTCTGG GTTCATCTCCAGCTAGCACAAATTCATCACAAGGTGCCAATCAACCACCACCACCCGGATTACACAATGGATCTCAAATGCAACTCAATCATCGGTCGATCTTTCAAGCGGACAATAACAGTTTTTTCAGTTCGAATACCTTCCAGAAAATACCGACTACCACCTCGTTGCCATCAAACTCCCTTGCAG CAAACACAAATCTGGATTGGACGAGCACGGGAGTGGCTACGATACCTGATTCCTTACCAATAGTTCATTCTAGCGAAGATTGGCAGGCCGCTTTTGGTTTTCAACCTGAATCGTCTCGAACGAAtcatattatatcaaaatccAGCCCGACCGAATCGCCGAGAGTAACATTTAATTCTGAGAGTTTTGTAGATGAGGAGGTTTATATAAATGCACCTTACACTACTACGCTCACAGAATCATCATCTGGTACCTTTACATCTAACTTACTTGTAAATTCACCCGCATCAAAGTTTATGGCagattttcaacaaaattctCTACAACAAAGGCTTAATATACAG gCACAACAAACTCAAGAAAATAGTGAGTACATAAAACAGAATGGCCACGCTACAATAGAGGAAGTTCGGAATCATTGTGACGCAAACTCAGATGTGAAAGCGGACGACGATTTAGGTTTTGATCCTTTTCACGAAACACAGAAAGCATTAGCAGAACTTTTGGAAGATGAAATGCAGGTGCAGCAACAGAAGATATTCCAACAGCAACAGAGAGAACGGGAGGAGCAAACCAGGGTGCAGCATCAACAAACTCTCGCGAGCCTTAACCAACCACACTTTCCACAA gtTGCGCACATAGCGCACTTGCAGCAAGCCCAGCACCTACAAAATCTACAAGTGCTCCAATCGCATTCCCTTTTGTCTCGTCTTCCGCAGAATCTGTTATCGAGCGGCGCGCAGAGCCCAGCGCAGGGCACTGTTACGGCTACCAGTTTAGGACAACGCAGTCGACTCCCGCCACCGGGTTTTCTTGGTTCCACGCCAAATCATATGAACTCGTTTGGTCTCGGTATACCACGACCAGCGCCAACGAATAGTGCCCTCTCTG GCGCACAACCTCAGCAAAGTGCATATCTTCCAAATGGAAGCCCGCTTCTCAACACACAAA gtATCGGCAAGTGCACGGGTGACGCGGTTTATACTCTGAAAGATTGGTGTGAGATTAACAatcagcaacagcagcagcaattCCATCACCAAGCGTTGCACCAGAAAGGATGGAACAATTTCGGACCTATTGCAGATTGGACTTCGATCGATCCAGCTATAGTTTCTTCTAGACCTCTTCCATTCCAAACTACCAATGCTTGGCAATTTTCTCACATTCATCCTTCTCACGTTGTAACTCATAATGCGCAACAG GAACAGAACACACCTGCTCAGCATTGGGCGATGCAACCGCCTCCCGGTTTCGCTGTACCTACGACCACAGGACAGCTGAATAATCCACAGCCTAGTACGACCGCACAACCGCACACCAAGCTCATCTCTGCAGGATCAGAAATCGAAA ACCTATAA
- the LOC114253708 gene encoding putative uncharacterized protein DDB_G0286901 isoform X3: protein MRLADADVLKKHEYFGKFGKIHKVVINQSTSYAGSQGPSASAYVTYQRQEDALRAIEAVNNIVVDGRTIKTSLGTTKYCSHFMRNQPCPKPDCMYLHDLGDQEASFTKDEMHQGKHQEYERKLVQSLHAHASSVQRKPTPSPPVTGSIVRESGTVNSQTKEAWPSLQPGQTNSTQTSCKEISSSAQTTSQQHSNTTSGSGTQQSHMSSGVSTHQQNNNNKGESGVSVRRGKSNSECKAQAARNKHKNSQNKEKHGTRTTSRSESSSINTQSGSQITGQKNVRNFSTDTNNEMLQKLGNKCKMEQQQQQQPQSQQINNKTSKLALKVNLHEVNVNGTFQNGERRHSDSETDQQREGSTPASTISSTEDSNVNHQAEHLAESSEENGGVVLLGSSPASTNSSQGANQPPPPGLHNGSQMQLNHRSIFQADNNSFFSSNTFQKIPTTTSLPSNSLAANTNLDWTSTGVATIPDSLPIVHSSEDWQAAFGFQPESSRTNHIISKSSPTESPRVTFNSESFVDEEVYINAPYTTTLTESSSGTFTSNLLVNSPASKFMADFQQNSLQQRLNIQAQQTQENSEYIKQNGHATIEEVRNHCDANSDVKADDDLGFDPFHETQKALAELLEDEMQVQQQKIFQQQQREREEQTRVQHQQTLASLNQPHFPQVAHIAHLQQAQHLQNLQVLQSHSLLSRLPQNLLSSGAQSPAQGTVTATSLGQRSRLPPPGFLGSTPNHMNSFGLGIPRPAPTNSALSGAQPQQSAYLPNGSPLLNTQSIGKCTGDAVYTLKDWCEINNQQQQQQFHHQALHQKGWNNFGPIADWTSIDPAIVSSRPLPFQTTNAWQFSHIHPSHVVTHNAQQEQNTPAQHWAMQPPPGFAVPTTTGQLNNPQPSTTAQPHTKLISAGSEIESKLIAIKLRAN, encoded by the exons ATGCGGCTGGCAGATGCTGAT GTTTTAAAGAAACACGAATATTTTGGGAAATTTGGGAAGATACACAAAGTCGTAATTAACCAGAGTACTTCCTATGCAGGGTCTCAAGGCCCCAGTGCTTCGGCTTATGTTACTTATCAA CGTCAAGAAGATGCGCTACGTGCTATAGAGGCTGTGAATAACATTGTTGTGGATGGTCGGACAATAAAAACTTCATTAGGAACGACGAAATACTGTTCGCACTTTATGCGTAATCAACCCTGTCCGAAACCAGATTGCATGTACCTGCATGATCTTGGGGACCAGGAGGCATCGTTTACGAAGGACGAGATGCATCAAGGGAAACATCAGGAGTACGAGCGCAAGCTCGTGCAATCGTTACATGCACATGCGTCTTCAGTTCAAcg GAAACCGACGCCATCACCACCCGTAACGGGCAGTATTGTTAGGGAAAGTGGAACTGTAAATTCGCAGACTAAAGAGGCGTGGCCATCGTTGCAACCGGGACAGACAAATA GTACACAAACCAGTTGTAAAGAAATATCATCATCTGCGCAAACAACTTCACAACAGCACAGCAACACGACAAGCGGCAGCGGCACTCAACAAAGTCACATGTCCTCCGGAGTGTCTACACATCAGCAGAATAACAACAATAAGGGTGAAAGTGGTGTAAGTGTACGGCGGGGTAAAAGTAATAGCGAATGTAAAGCGCAGGCGGCTCGgaacaaacataaaaatagtCAAAACAAAGAGAAGCACGGTACTCGTACGACGTCGCGATCTGAATCAAGCTCAATCAACACGCAAAGTGGTTCGCAAATCACTGGGCAAAAGAACGTTAGAAACTTTTCCACTGATACGAACAAtgaaatgttgcaaaaattgGGTAACAAGTGTAAAATggagcagcaacaacaacagcagccACAGTCacaacaaattaataacaaaacatcaaaattagcccttaaagttaatttacacgAAGTTAATGTAAATGGTACATTTCAAAACGGGGAACGCCGGCATTCGGACAGTGAAACGGATCAACAGCGAGAGGGTAGCACGCCAGCGAGCACGATTTCGAGCACGGAAGACTCTAATGTGAATCACCAAGCTGAACATTTGGCTGAATCGAGCGAGGAAAACGGCGGTGTCGTTCTTCTGG GTTCATCTCCAGCTAGCACAAATTCATCACAAGGTGCCAATCAACCACCACCACCCGGATTACACAATGGATCTCAAATGCAACTCAATCATCGGTCGATCTTTCAAGCGGACAATAACAGTTTTTTCAGTTCGAATACCTTCCAGAAAATACCGACTACCACCTCGTTGCCATCAAACTCCCTTGCAG CAAACACAAATCTGGATTGGACGAGCACGGGAGTGGCTACGATACCTGATTCCTTACCAATAGTTCATTCTAGCGAAGATTGGCAGGCCGCTTTTGGTTTTCAACCTGAATCGTCTCGAACGAAtcatattatatcaaaatccAGCCCGACCGAATCGCCGAGAGTAACATTTAATTCTGAGAGTTTTGTAGATGAGGAGGTTTATATAAATGCACCTTACACTACTACGCTCACAGAATCATCATCTGGTACCTTTACATCTAACTTACTTGTAAATTCACCCGCATCAAAGTTTATGGCagattttcaacaaaattctCTACAACAAAGGCTTAATATACAG gCACAACAAACTCAAGAAAATAGTGAGTACATAAAACAGAATGGCCACGCTACAATAGAGGAAGTTCGGAATCATTGTGACGCAAACTCAGATGTGAAAGCGGACGACGATTTAGGTTTTGATCCTTTTCACGAAACACAGAAAGCATTAGCAGAACTTTTGGAAGATGAAATGCAGGTGCAGCAACAGAAGATATTCCAACAGCAACAGAGAGAACGGGAGGAGCAAACCAGGGTGCAGCATCAACAAACTCTCGCGAGCCTTAACCAACCACACTTTCCACAA gtTGCGCACATAGCGCACTTGCAGCAAGCCCAGCACCTACAAAATCTACAAGTGCTCCAATCGCATTCCCTTTTGTCTCGTCTTCCGCAGAATCTGTTATCGAGCGGCGCGCAGAGCCCAGCGCAGGGCACTGTTACGGCTACCAGTTTAGGACAACGCAGTCGACTCCCGCCACCGGGTTTTCTTGGTTCCACGCCAAATCATATGAACTCGTTTGGTCTCGGTATACCACGACCAGCGCCAACGAATAGTGCCCTCTCTG GCGCACAACCTCAGCAAAGTGCATATCTTCCAAATGGAAGCCCGCTTCTCAACACACAAA gtATCGGCAAGTGCACGGGTGACGCGGTTTATACTCTGAAAGATTGGTGTGAGATTAACAatcagcaacagcagcagcaattCCATCACCAAGCGTTGCACCAGAAAGGATGGAACAATTTCGGACCTATTGCAGATTGGACTTCGATCGATCCAGCTATAGTTTCTTCTAGACCTCTTCCATTCCAAACTACCAATGCTTGGCAATTTTCTCACATTCATCCTTCTCACGTTGTAACTCATAATGCGCAACAG GAACAGAACACACCTGCTCAGCATTGGGCGATGCAACCGCCTCCCGGTTTCGCTGTACCTACGACCACAGGACAGCTGAATAATCCACAGCCTAGTACGACCGCACAACCGCACACCAAGCTCATCTCTGCAGGATCAGAAATCGAAAGTAAGTTAATCGCGATCAAGCTCCGTGCAAACTAA
- the LOC114253708 gene encoding uncharacterized protein LOC114253708 isoform X1 codes for MSVLNQSGEDAVECPLCMEPLEVDDLNFFPCTCGYQICRFCWHRIRTDENGLCPACRKAYSENPADFKPLTKEEIVRLKVEKRLKDQQRKQRVTENRKHLADVRVVQKNLVFVVGLPMRLADADVLKKHEYFGKFGKIHKVVINQSTSYAGSQGPSASAYVTYQRQEDALRAIEAVNNIVVDGRTIKTSLGTTKYCSHFMRNQPCPKPDCMYLHDLGDQEASFTKDEMHQGKHQEYERKLVQSLHAHASSVQRKPTPSPPVTGSIVRESGTVNSQTKEAWPSLQPGQTNSTQTSCKEISSSAQTTSQQHSNTTSGSGTQQSHMSSGVSTHQQNNNNKGESGVSVRRGKSNSECKAQAARNKHKNSQNKEKHGTRTTSRSESSSINTQSGSQITGQKNVRNFSTDTNNEMLQKLGNKCKMEQQQQQQPQSQQINNKTSKLALKVNLHEVNVNGTFQNGERRHSDSETDQQREGSTPASTISSTEDSNVNHQAEHLAESSEENGGVVLLGSSPASTNSSQGANQPPPPGLHNGSQMQLNHRSIFQADNNSFFSSNTFQKIPTTTSLPSNSLAANTNLDWTSTGVATIPDSLPIVHSSEDWQAAFGFQPESSRTNHIISKSSPTESPRVTFNSESFVDEEVYINAPYTTTLTESSSGTFTSNLLVNSPASKFMADFQQNSLQQRLNIQAQQTQENSEYIKQNGHATIEEVRNHCDANSDVKADDDLGFDPFHETQKALAELLEDEMQVQQQKIFQQQQREREEQTRVQHQQTLASLNQPHFPQVAHIAHLQQAQHLQNLQVLQSHSLLSRLPQNLLSSGAQSPAQGTVTATSLGQRSRLPPPGFLGSTPNHMNSFGLGIPRPAPTNSALSGAQPQQSAYLPNGSPLLNTQSIGKCTGDAVYTLKDWCEINNQQQQQQFHHQALHQKGWNNFGPIADWTSIDPAIVSSRPLPFQTTNAWQFSHIHPSHVVTHNAQQEQNTPAQHWAMQPPPGFAVPTTTGQLNNPQPSTTAQPHTKLISAGSEIESKLIAIKLRAN; via the exons ATGTCAGTATTGAATCAGAGCGGCGAGGACGCAGTGGAGTGCCCCTTGTGCATGGAGCCATTGGAGGTGGACGATCTGAATTTCTTCCCATGCACATGCGGATATCAGATATGCCGTTTTTGTTGGCACAGAATTCGTACTGACGAGAACGGCCTGTGTCCCGCGTGTCGAAAGGCCTACTCTGAAAATCCGGCTGATTTTAAACCCCTTACCAAGGAAGAAATAGTAAG ATTGAAAGTCGAGAAAAGGTTGAAGGACCAACAACGGAAGCAAAGAGTTACAGAAAATCGGAAACATCTAGCAGATGTGAGAgtagtacaaaaaaatttagtgtTTGTAGTAGGATTACCAATGCGGCTGGCAGATGCTGAT GTTTTAAAGAAACACGAATATTTTGGGAAATTTGGGAAGATACACAAAGTCGTAATTAACCAGAGTACTTCCTATGCAGGGTCTCAAGGCCCCAGTGCTTCGGCTTATGTTACTTATCAA CGTCAAGAAGATGCGCTACGTGCTATAGAGGCTGTGAATAACATTGTTGTGGATGGTCGGACAATAAAAACTTCATTAGGAACGACGAAATACTGTTCGCACTTTATGCGTAATCAACCCTGTCCGAAACCAGATTGCATGTACCTGCATGATCTTGGGGACCAGGAGGCATCGTTTACGAAGGACGAGATGCATCAAGGGAAACATCAGGAGTACGAGCGCAAGCTCGTGCAATCGTTACATGCACATGCGTCTTCAGTTCAAcg GAAACCGACGCCATCACCACCCGTAACGGGCAGTATTGTTAGGGAAAGTGGAACTGTAAATTCGCAGACTAAAGAGGCGTGGCCATCGTTGCAACCGGGACAGACAAATA GTACACAAACCAGTTGTAAAGAAATATCATCATCTGCGCAAACAACTTCACAACAGCACAGCAACACGACAAGCGGCAGCGGCACTCAACAAAGTCACATGTCCTCCGGAGTGTCTACACATCAGCAGAATAACAACAATAAGGGTGAAAGTGGTGTAAGTGTACGGCGGGGTAAAAGTAATAGCGAATGTAAAGCGCAGGCGGCTCGgaacaaacataaaaatagtCAAAACAAAGAGAAGCACGGTACTCGTACGACGTCGCGATCTGAATCAAGCTCAATCAACACGCAAAGTGGTTCGCAAATCACTGGGCAAAAGAACGTTAGAAACTTTTCCACTGATACGAACAAtgaaatgttgcaaaaattgGGTAACAAGTGTAAAATggagcagcaacaacaacagcagccACAGTCacaacaaattaataacaaaacatcaaaattagcccttaaagttaatttacacgAAGTTAATGTAAATGGTACATTTCAAAACGGGGAACGCCGGCATTCGGACAGTGAAACGGATCAACAGCGAGAGGGTAGCACGCCAGCGAGCACGATTTCGAGCACGGAAGACTCTAATGTGAATCACCAAGCTGAACATTTGGCTGAATCGAGCGAGGAAAACGGCGGTGTCGTTCTTCTGG GTTCATCTCCAGCTAGCACAAATTCATCACAAGGTGCCAATCAACCACCACCACCCGGATTACACAATGGATCTCAAATGCAACTCAATCATCGGTCGATCTTTCAAGCGGACAATAACAGTTTTTTCAGTTCGAATACCTTCCAGAAAATACCGACTACCACCTCGTTGCCATCAAACTCCCTTGCAG CAAACACAAATCTGGATTGGACGAGCACGGGAGTGGCTACGATACCTGATTCCTTACCAATAGTTCATTCTAGCGAAGATTGGCAGGCCGCTTTTGGTTTTCAACCTGAATCGTCTCGAACGAAtcatattatatcaaaatccAGCCCGACCGAATCGCCGAGAGTAACATTTAATTCTGAGAGTTTTGTAGATGAGGAGGTTTATATAAATGCACCTTACACTACTACGCTCACAGAATCATCATCTGGTACCTTTACATCTAACTTACTTGTAAATTCACCCGCATCAAAGTTTATGGCagattttcaacaaaattctCTACAACAAAGGCTTAATATACAG gCACAACAAACTCAAGAAAATAGTGAGTACATAAAACAGAATGGCCACGCTACAATAGAGGAAGTTCGGAATCATTGTGACGCAAACTCAGATGTGAAAGCGGACGACGATTTAGGTTTTGATCCTTTTCACGAAACACAGAAAGCATTAGCAGAACTTTTGGAAGATGAAATGCAGGTGCAGCAACAGAAGATATTCCAACAGCAACAGAGAGAACGGGAGGAGCAAACCAGGGTGCAGCATCAACAAACTCTCGCGAGCCTTAACCAACCACACTTTCCACAA gtTGCGCACATAGCGCACTTGCAGCAAGCCCAGCACCTACAAAATCTACAAGTGCTCCAATCGCATTCCCTTTTGTCTCGTCTTCCGCAGAATCTGTTATCGAGCGGCGCGCAGAGCCCAGCGCAGGGCACTGTTACGGCTACCAGTTTAGGACAACGCAGTCGACTCCCGCCACCGGGTTTTCTTGGTTCCACGCCAAATCATATGAACTCGTTTGGTCTCGGTATACCACGACCAGCGCCAACGAATAGTGCCCTCTCTG GCGCACAACCTCAGCAAAGTGCATATCTTCCAAATGGAAGCCCGCTTCTCAACACACAAA gtATCGGCAAGTGCACGGGTGACGCGGTTTATACTCTGAAAGATTGGTGTGAGATTAACAatcagcaacagcagcagcaattCCATCACCAAGCGTTGCACCAGAAAGGATGGAACAATTTCGGACCTATTGCAGATTGGACTTCGATCGATCCAGCTATAGTTTCTTCTAGACCTCTTCCATTCCAAACTACCAATGCTTGGCAATTTTCTCACATTCATCCTTCTCACGTTGTAACTCATAATGCGCAACAG GAACAGAACACACCTGCTCAGCATTGGGCGATGCAACCGCCTCCCGGTTTCGCTGTACCTACGACCACAGGACAGCTGAATAATCCACAGCCTAGTACGACCGCACAACCGCACACCAAGCTCATCTCTGCAGGATCAGAAATCGAAAGTAAGTTAATCGCGATCAAGCTCCGTGCAAACTAA